The genomic segment AAGTATTTTAAAAACCTTTCAAATTGAAGATAATAAAGGATTAGATAATACATATCCCATACCTTTTTCATATATTAGAGAAATTTCTTCTTTTAAGAGAAAAATTGCAGCAAGTTTTGAATTGAAGTATGATGAAAAATTATATGGATTAGGTGAGTCATTTACAAGATTGAATAAAAGAGGTCAGAAAATAAATTTATGGACATATGATGCTTTAGGAGCACAAAATAGAGATATGTATAAACCAATACCTTTTTATTTTTCAAATAAAGGTTATGGAATATTTATGCACACAAGTTCAGCTATTACATGTGATTTAGGCCGTGATTATGATGGAGTTCAAACTATATATTTAGATGATGATAAAATTGATTTTTTCATTTTTTTAGGAGAACCTAAAGAGATATTAGAAGAATATACAAGTTTAACGGGTAGGGCTAAAATGCCACCTATATGGAGTTTTGGGCTTTGGATGAGTAGAATAACTTATGATAATGAGAAGCAAGTAAGAGAAGTTTCAAAAAGACTTAGAGAAGAAAAAATTCCTTGTGATGTAATACATTTAGATACAGGATGGTTTGAAGAAGATTGGAAATGTAATTATAAATTTTCAGAAAGTAGATTTATTGATCCTAAAAAAATGATGGAAGATCTGAAAGAAGAAGGTTTTAGAGTATCATTATGGCAGCTACCATATATTACTCCAACTAATAGTTTATATAAAGAAGCTTTAGAAAATAAATACTATATCAAGGGTTATGATGGAGAAATTCCTACAGAAGATATAATTATAGACTTTAGTAATGAAAAAGCTGTAAAGTGGTATCAAGAAAAATTAAAAGAATTATTTGAAATGGGTGTTTCAGCAATTAAGGTAGATTTTGGTGAAGCTGCACCATATGAAGCATTATATAGTTCTGGAAAATCAGGAAGATTTGAACATAATTTGTATCCTTTAAGATATAACAAAGCAGTTAATGAAATAACATATAAAATAAATAATGAAAATATAATGTGGGCAAGAAGTGCATGGGCAGGTTCACAAAGATACCCAGTTCATTGGGGTGGAGATGCCGAAATTACAGATTCTTCAATGGCAGCTTCATTAAGGGCAGGTTTATCATTAGGACTTTGTGGTTTTACTTTTTGGAGTCATGATATAGGAGGATTTACATTTAAATCACCAGAAAATTTATATAAAAGATGGATTCCTTTTGGAATGTTAACATCTCACAGTAGAACTCATGGACAACCACCTAAAGAGCCTTGGGAGTACACTAATGAGTTTAAAGAAATTTTTAGAAAGAGTGTTGAATTAAAATATCAACTGTTACCATATATTTTAAAAGAATCTAAATATGCAAGTGAAAAAGGATATCCTTTATTAAGAACATTATTTTTTGAATATCCAACTGATGA from the Streptobacillus canis genome contains:
- a CDS encoding glycoside hydrolase family 31 protein, which codes for MRDVNIKVLNQRLDISNDFKKYDNAYFNMNELIEFDGKNGKIKWDRYNRKYRMSFNAITAPFEKTNSWEFPAEYEVDEIGKFKISFISENCVRIRMDNNHRDIVDEDSLMILNKVQDIESEIIKDDNKYIIKGKKYSINIYKRPFNIEIINSNGESILKTFQIEDNKGLDNTYPIPFSYIREISSFKRKIAASFELKYDEKLYGLGESFTRLNKRGQKINLWTYDALGAQNRDMYKPIPFYFSNKGYGIFMHTSSAITCDLGRDYDGVQTIYLDDDKIDFFIFLGEPKEILEEYTSLTGRAKMPPIWSFGLWMSRITYDNEKQVREVSKRLREEKIPCDVIHLDTGWFEEDWKCNYKFSESRFIDPKKMMEDLKEEGFRVSLWQLPYITPTNSLYKEALENKYYIKGYDGEIPTEDIIIDFSNEKAVKWYQEKLKELFEMGVSAIKVDFGEAAPYEALYSSGKSGRFEHNLYPLRYNKAVNEITYKINNENIMWARSAWAGSQRYPVHWGGDAEITDSSMAASLRAGLSLGLCGFTFWSHDIGGFTFKSPENLYKRWIPFGMLTSHSRTHGQPPKEPWEYTNEFKEIFRKSVELKYQLLPYILKESKYASEKGYPLLRTLFFEYPTDEFAWNIEDEYLFGRDILVAPLFEENKDLRKVYIPEGIWIDYFTKEKYNGNKYYEIKSTDLPIIILIKEGSKIPMIPVYQSTDFIDWSKEYIVEF